A single Metarhizium brunneum chromosome 5, complete sequence DNA region contains:
- the OXR1_2 gene encoding Oxidoreductase OXR1, which yields MTASASSSSAPDGIVTARVLIAGASYAGLAAAVNLLDLTDGKPPRMAVDPYPFPSTWPRVRFEITIVDERDGFFHVVGAPLALAKHSYAERAWVEFPRLPDLQRPNVAFVHGTVARVDWASRTAEVRRHGAEAPDVLGYDYFVAATGLRRAWPVVPQSFGREAYLAEVGEHIRRAGGASRGVVVVGGGAVGVEMAAELKLCVPHVEVTLAHSRGALLSSEGLSDECKDAALRMLREAGVRVALGHRLDAYERVETEDGEERYRVRFDNGAEMDAGLVIVAVSKSVPSTAYLPPWAVDAEGYVKIRPDLVIESEGPNEHRHYCAGDATRWSGIKRCGGAMHGGYCIANNIHQHILKEAVGHSPEYRRLVHLEPMIALAVGKNAVSSGPDGTDAGAHVMQKYFGEDLYLSGCWRWLGLGIKEE from the exons ATgaccgcctccgcctcctcctcctccgcgccagacggcatcgtcaccgCCCGGGTCCTAatcgccggcgccagctACGCAgggctcgccgccgccgtcaacctCCTCGACCTCACCGACGGCAAGCCGCCTCGCATGGCCGTCGACCCGTACCCCTTCCCGTCGACCTGGCCGCGGGTCCGCTTCGAAATCACCATTGTCGACGAGCGCGACGGCTTCT TCCACGTAGTCGGCGCGCCGCTCGCGCTGGCCAAGCACTCGTACGCGGAGAGGGCCTGGGTCGAGTTCCCGCGGCTGCCGGACCTGCAGCGCCCCAATGTGGCCTTTGTCCACGGCACCGTCGCCCGCGTGGACTGGGCGTCCCGGACGGCCGAGGTGCGGCGCCACGGCGCAGAGGCCCCCGACGTGCTGGGGTACGACTACTTCGTGGCCGCGACGGGGCTGAGGAGGGCGTGGCCGGTGGTGCCGCAGTCGTTTGGGCGGGAGGCGTACCTGGCCGAGGTTGGGGAGCACATCCGCCGGGCTGGGGGGGCGTCGCGCGGCGTCGTGGTCGTCGGCGGGGGGGCCGTGGGCGTCGAAATGGCCGCCGAGCTGAAGCTGTGCGTGCCGCATGTCGAGGTGACGCTTGCGCATTCCCGCGGCGCGCTGTTGTCGTCCGAGGGTTTGAGCGACGAGTGCAAGGACGCTGCGTTGAGGATGCTCCGCGAGGCTGGGGTGCGCGTGGCCCTGGGCCACCGGCTGGATGCGTACGAGAGGGTCGAgaccgaggacggcgaggagagGTACCGCGTGCGCTTTGACAATGGCGCCGAAATGGACGCGGGCTTGGTCATTGTCGCTGTTTCCAAGAGCGTCCCGTCCACGGCGTATCTGCCGCCTTGGGCTGTCGATGCCGAGGGCTACGTCAAGATTCGACCCGA CTTGGTGATTGAGTCGGAGGGTCCGAATGAGCATCGTCACTACTGCGCCGGCGACGCGACGAGGTGGTCGGGTATTAAGCgctgcggcggcgccatGCATGGCGGGTACTGCATCGCGAATAATATACACCAGCATATTTTGAAGGAGGCCGTTGGCCATTCGCCAGAGTATAGGAGGCTGGTGCACCTCGAGCCCATGATTGCCCTGGCCGTGGGCAAAAACGCCGTCTCTTCGGGGCCAGACGGGACTGACGCCGGCGCCCATGTTATGCAGAAGTATTTTGGTGAAGATTTGTATCTTTCCG GCTGCTGGCGATGGCTGGGCCTGGGCATAAAGGAGGAGTAG